The genomic DNA AACCAGGAGATGTTCCGCAAGAACTACGCCGACGTGTTCAAGGGCGACGACCGGTGGCGCAACCTGCCGACTCCCAGCGGCGACACGTTCGAGTGGGATTCCAAGTCGACCTACGTGCGCAAGCCCCCGTACTTCGACGGGATGCCCGCCGAGCCGCAGCCGGTGACCGACATCAGCGGCGCTCGGGTGCTGGCGCTGCTGGGTGACTCGGTCACCACCGACCACATCTCGCCTGCAGGCAACATCAAGGCGGGCACGCCGGCCGCGCAGTACCTCGACGAGCACGGCGTCGACAAGGCGGACTACAACTCCTACGGGTCGCGTCGCGGCAACCACGAGGTGATGATCCGCGGCACGTTCGCGAACATCCGGCTCAAGAACCAGCTGCTCGACGACGTCTCCGGCGGTTACACGCGCGACTTCACGAAGGATGACGCGCCGCAGGCGTTCATCTACGACGCGGCGCAGAACTACGCCGCCCAGGGCACTCCCCTGGTCGTGCTCGGCGGCAAGGAGTACGGCTCGGGCTCGTCGCGCGACTGGGCGGCCAAGGGCACCTCGCTGCTCGGCGTGCGCGCGGTGATCACCGAGTCGTTCGAGCGCATCCACCGGTCGAACCTGATCGGCATGGGCGTCATCCCCCTACAGTTCCCCGAGGGCGAGTCCGCGGCGTCGCTCAAGCTCGACGGCACCGAGGTGTTCGACATCTCGGGCATCGAGGCACTCAACGAGGGCAAGACGCCCAAGACGGTGCACGTGACGGCGACCAAGTCCGGCGGCGACAAGGTCGAGTTCGACGCGGTGGTGCGCATCGACACCCCCGGCGAGGCGGATTACTACCGCAACGGCGGCATCCTGCAGTACGTGCTGCGCAACATGCTGAAGTCGAACTGACCGCAGGCAAAAGAAGTAGAGAAGACGAGGCGCTTCCTTGCCCCGGGTGACCGAGGACCATCTCGCGGCGCGCCGTCGCGAGATCCTCGACGGTGCAAGGAAGTGCTTCGCTCAGTACGGGTACGACAAGGCGACCGTGCGGCGGCTCGAACAGACGATCGGGCTGTCGCGCGGCGCCATCTTCCACCACTTCAAGGACAAGGACACCTTGTTCTTCGAGTTGGCCCACGAAGACGCCGAGCGCATGGCGGACGTCGCCGCCCGCGAGGGACTGGTTCAGGTGATGCGGGACATGTTGGCCGCGCCGGAGCAGTTCGACTGGCTGGCCACGCGGCTGGAAATCGCCAGGAAGTTACGCACGGATCCGGTGTTCAACAAGGGCTGGGCTGAACGCTCGGCGGAGCTGTCGGCAGCGACCACCGAACGGTTGCGTCGGCAGAAACAGGCGGGCCGGTTGCGTGAGGACGTGCCGAGCGAGGTGTTGCAGACCTACCTCGATCTGGTCCTCGACGGCCTCGTCGCCCGACTCGCGTCGGGCGACGACACCGAACGCCTAGGCGCAGTACTCGATCTGGTGGAGGCGTCGGTTCGCCAACGGTGAATCGGGTCTGACTAGCTTCGGGTGCGGTGGTTCGGTCCGCCTCGGCTACGCATGGTGGTGCCGGATTCGCGCAGCATGGCGTGGATGGACCCGTAGGACCGTCCCGTGCTCGCCACTAGCGATCGGATGCTCGCGCCTTTTTCGTAAGCGCTTCGCAGTTCGTCGAGCAGTTGGTCGCGCGACTTGGTGTCTCTCATCAATACCCTCCCGGCAACTCTTCCGGATGTGTGCGGGTGTTGTAATACCCTGCCCATCCGGATTCAATCGCCATGGGCGAGAACTGAGTTTGCGGAGGAGACGGCCCGGCGCGGCCGCGGCATCAGGCCAATTCGATGAGTTCGCGGTATTCGTCTGACCAGAAGTCCTCGGTGCCGTCGGGAAGCAGCACCACGCGCTGCGGTTCCAACGCCTCGGCGGCGCCCGGATCGTGGGTCACCAGAACGACCGCGCCGGCGTAGCTGCGCAGGGCGTCGAGCACCTGCTCACGAGACGCCGGATCCAGGTTGTTGGTCGGTTCGTCGAGCAACAGCACGTTGGCAGTCGACGCCACCAGACCCGCCAGCGCCAGACGCGTCTTCTCGCCACCGGACAGCGTGCCCGCCGGTTGCTCGAGCTGGGGTCCGGTGAACATGAACGCACCGAGCAGACTGCGCAGCTCCTGTTCGCCGGTGTCGGGCGCCGCGTGCCGGATGTTCTCCCACACCGATGCCAGGCCGTCGATCGTGTCGTGCTCCTGAGCGAAGTACCCGAGCTTGAGGCCGTGCCCGGGCTCGATGGCCCCCGCGTCGGCCTTCTCCACGCCCGCGAGGATGCGCAGCAGCGTGGTCTTGCCCGCGCCGTTCAATCCCAGCACGACGACGCGGGAACCCTTGTCGATGGCCAGGTCGACGCCGGTGAAGATCTCCAGCGAGCCGTAGGTCTTGGTGAGGCCCTTGGCCACCAATGGCGTACGACCGCACACCGCTGGCGTCGGGAACCTGATCTTGGCGACCTTGTCGGCAACGCGCTCGTCGTCGAGTTCGGCGATCATGCGCTCGGCCCGACG from Mycolicibacterium arabiense includes the following:
- a CDS encoding TetR/AcrR family transcriptional regulator; translated protein: MPRVTEDHLAARRREILDGARKCFAQYGYDKATVRRLEQTIGLSRGAIFHHFKDKDTLFFELAHEDAERMADVAAREGLVQVMRDMLAAPEQFDWLATRLEIARKLRTDPVFNKGWAERSAELSAATTERLRRQKQAGRLREDVPSEVLQTYLDLVLDGLVARLASGDDTERLGAVLDLVEASVRQR
- a CDS encoding helix-turn-helix domain-containing protein, translating into MRDTKSRDQLLDELRSAYEKGASIRSLVASTGRSYGSIHAMLRESGTTMRSRGGPNHRTRS